The following coding sequences are from one Salvia hispanica cultivar TCC Black 2014 chromosome 3, UniMelb_Shisp_WGS_1.0, whole genome shotgun sequence window:
- the LOC125213051 gene encoding 26S proteasome regulatory subunit RPN13 translates to MDSFAHIQDIFLEFRAGKMLMDGTRVLPDSRKGLVRIGRGEEGLVHFQWLDRSLNIVEDDQIVFPDEAGFEKVNQSSGRVYILKFLTDDRKFFFWMQEPRPENDTQLCNSVNFYLNQPLELAVNEEPDSSVPLQTAEMVLEEDISSRAGDLVGPSMGAEASSDVTSAGPVKLADLQRILSNIGSSDAQEDPDAGLGLGDILRPELLLPHIQELYLDKELMSYLPELPGTWTPEELLELLQSPPFRQQLDSFTYVLRTGQVDLTQFGIDPSQYNFTVPSFLEALEDSVAKKNDAEGSGDLRSQTCQGSDAMDEGH, encoded by the exons ATGGATTCTTTCGCACATATTCAG GATATTTTTCTGGAGTTTCGTGCTGGGAAAATGCTTATGGATGGAACACGTGTGCTCCCTGATTCACGTAAAGGGCTTGTTCGTATTGGGAGG GGTGAAGAAGGGCTGGTCCATTTCCAATGGCTCGACAGATCCCTAAACATAGTGGAGGAT GACCAAATTGTTTTCCCTGACGAGGCAGGTTTTGAAAAG gTTAACCAATCTTCTGGAAGAGTATACATCCTGAAGTTTCTTACGGATGACAGAAAGTTCTTCTTCTGGATGCAG GAGCCCAGACCCGAGAATGATACACAGTTATGCAACTCAGTCAATTTCTACCTGAATCAACCTCTAG AGTTAGCTGTCAATGAAGAACCAGATTCTTCCGTCCCTTTACAAACTGCGGAAATGGTTCTTGAAGAAGATATCTCATCCAG GGCTGGAGATTTGGTAGGTCCTAGCATGGGTGCAGAAGCAAGTAGTGATGTAACATCTGCAGGACCTGTAAAGTTGGCAGATCTGCAACGGATACTTAGCAACATAGGATCTTCAG ATGCACAGGAAGACCCAGATGCAG GCTTAGGATTAGGTGATATCTTAAGGCCGGAACTCTTATTGCCTCATATTCAAGAGCTATACTTAGATAAAGAATTGATGTCATATTTGCCTGAG CTACCAGGAACGTGGACTCCAGAGGAGTTGCTGGAACTTCTGCAGAGCCCTCCATTCCGCCAACAACTAGATTCGTTTACTTAT gtGTTGCGCACGGGACAGGTGGATCTAACCCAGTTTGGTATAGATCCCAGTCAAT ACAACTTCACTGTTCCATCGTTTCTCGAGGCCCTTGAAGACTCAGTTGCTAAGAAAAATGATGCTGAAGGCAGTGGTGACCTGAGGTCTCAGACATGTCAAGGAAGTGACGCGATGGATGAAGGTCATTAG
- the LOC125213050 gene encoding probable serine/threonine-protein kinase PBL17, which translates to MGSCFSVEGDEHPQSESKLSSNRTDTAHSKGGSVGSNGFVIIPKNVKDLRQNPGNGDLDIFTYEEMKLATKHFRPDQVLGEGGFGIVYKGVVDENLRPGYKMTQVAIKELDPEGLQGDREWLAEVNYLGQLRHPNLVKLIGYCCEGDHRLLVYEYMASGSLEKHLFLRVRATLTWQQRLKIALDAAKGLAFLHGVEKPIIYRDFKTSNILLDLDFNAKLSDFGLARVGPTGDQTHVSTRVMGTYGYAAPEYVMTGHLTARSDVYGFGVVLLEMLIGRRAMDKSRPSREHNLVEWARPLLNHSKKLVRILDPRIEGQYSGRILMKVANLAYQCLSQNPKGRPMMSQVIEILEPLVAQETNRGEMVPSNGGGGVTLYEVPKTPKEQSFPQGKSKSESEREVQPPKSNGRSKSEPPKECDLYDQSPEELVLERSNSGRR; encoded by the exons ATGGGTTCTTGTTTCAGCGTTGAAGGCGATGAGCACCCGCAATCGGAGAGCAAGCTTTCAAGTAACAGAACAG ATACTGCTCATTCGAAAGGGGGCTCTGTTGGTTCGAATGGTTTTGTGATAATCCCCAAAAATGTCAAGGATCTACGACAAAATCCGGGGAATGGTGATCTTGACATCTTCACGTATGAGGAAATGAAGTTGGCGACCAAGCACTTCCGGCCCGACCAAGTGCTCGGTGAGGGTGGCTTTGGCATTGTCTATAAAGGTGTCGTGGATGAAAACTTGCGCCCGGGCTATAAGATGACCCAAGTTGCCATTAAAGAGCTTGATCCCGAAGGTCTACAAGGGGACAGAGAATGGCTG GCAGAAGTTAATTATCTAGGGCAGCTCCGACATCCTAACCTGGTGAAATTAATCGGCTACTGCTGCGAGGGCGACCATAGGCTGTTGGTCTATGAATATATGGCGTCTGGGAGCTTGGAGAAACACCTTTTCTTAA GAGTTCGCGCCACTTTAACGTGGCAACAAAGGTTGAAGATTGCTTTGGATGCTGCAAAGGGGCTTGCATTTCTTCATGGAGTGGAGAAGCCCATTATCTACAGGGATTTCAAGACTTCGAACATTTTGCTTGATCTG GATTTCAATGCAAAGCTTTCTGATTTCGGACTGGCTAGGGTCGGCCCCACTGGTGATCAGACACACGTATCAACACGGGTTATGGGCACGTATGGTTATGCTGCTCCCGAGTATGTCATGACTG GACATTTGACAGCAAGAAGTGATGTTTATGGCTTCGGAGTAGTTCTGCTGGAGATGCTGATTGGCCGGCGAGCGATGGACAAGAGCCGGCCGAGCCGAGAGCACAACCTCGTGGAGTGGGCGCGGCCCCTACTAAACCACAGCAAGAAGCTCGTGCGAATACTCGATCCAAGAATCGAGGGGCAATACTCGGGGAGAATTCTCATGAAGGTGGCCAACCTGGCATATCAGTGTCTGAGTCAGAACCCGAAAGGGCGGCCCATGATGAGTCAGGTGATTGAGATACTCGAGCCCCTTGTGGCTCAAGAAACGAATAGAGGGGAGATGGTTCCGAGCAACGGAGGTGGCGGTGTAACGCTATATGAAGTCCCGAAGACGCCCAAGGAACAGAGTTTCCCCCAAGGCAAGAGCAAGAGCGAGAGCGAGAGGGAAGTGCAGCCTCCGAAGAGCAACGGGAGAAGCAAGAGCGAGCCGCCCAAGGAGTGTGACCTTTACGATCAGTCGCCGGAGGAGTTGGTGCTTGAGAGATCAAACTCAGGTAGACGTTGA
- the LOC125209303 gene encoding uncharacterized protein LOC125209303: MANGTQYNRAYYLADGIYPRWPVFVKTIRQPVGPKQSYFAAKQESARKDVERAFGVLQSRWGILRCPVRQWHENDVASIMYACIILHNMIIEDEGYSTENWAPEEGASTSHGVATAPLQMGVPRSDAYLIQRFADMRRETSHTTLQADMVEEVWNRRGGGRRA, encoded by the coding sequence ATGGCCAACGGGACGCAGTACAACAGGGCATACTACTTAGccgatgggatataccctcgttGGCCCGTGTTTGTCAAGACGATCCGGCAGCCGGTTGGGCCGAAACAATCCTATTTCGCGGCCAAACAAGAGAGTGCTCGGAAGGACGTTGAGCGTGCTTTTGGTGTCCTCCAATCGCGATGGGGCATTCTTCGGTGCCCGGTTCGACAATGGCACGAAAATGATGTCGCCTccatcatgtatgcatgtatcatattgcataatatgataatagagGACGAAGGATATTCTACAGAGAACTGGGCACCGGAAGAGGGTGCAAGTACGAGTCACGGTGTTGCAACCGCCCCACTGCAGATGGGTGTACCGCGTAGTGATGCATACTTGATCCAACGGTTCGCCGATATGCGGAGGGAAACATCACATACGACACTGCAGGCTGATATGGTAGAAGAGGTTTGGAATCGTAGGGGAGGAGGGCGTAGAGCGTGA